From the Cervus elaphus chromosome 20, mCerEla1.1, whole genome shotgun sequence genome, one window contains:
- the LOC122676433 gene encoding cytochrome b-c1 complex subunit 6, mitochondrial isoform X1: MGLEDEQRMLTGSGDPKEEEEEEEELVDPLTTVREQCEQLEKCVKARERLELCDERVSSRSQTEEDCTEELFDFLHARDHCVAHKLFNSLK; this comes from the exons ATGGGGCTAGAGGACGAGCAAAGGATGCTGACCGGGTCCGGAGATCCCAAGGAG gaggaagaagaggaagaggaattaGTG GATCCTCTAACAACAGTGAGAGAGCAGTGCGAGCAGCTGGAGAAATGTGTGAAGGCTCGGGAGCGGCTAGAGCTTTGTGATGAGCGTGTATCCTCCAggtcacagacagaggaggactGCACAGAGGAGCTCTTTGACTTCTTGCATGCAAGGGACCACTGT GTGGCCCACAAACTGTTTAACAGCTTGAAATAA
- the LOC122676433 gene encoding cytochrome b-c1 complex subunit 6, mitochondrial isoform X2, with the protein MGDPILLLLAAVWLCQLAFCTDPLTTVREQCEQLEKCVKARERLELCDERVSSRSQTEEDCTEELFDFLHARDHCVAHKLFNSLK; encoded by the exons ATGGGAGACCCCATTCTGCTCTTACTGGCGGCAGTGTGGCTCTGCCAGCTGGCCTTCTGCACG GATCCTCTAACAACAGTGAGAGAGCAGTGCGAGCAGCTGGAGAAATGTGTGAAGGCTCGGGAGCGGCTAGAGCTTTGTGATGAGCGTGTATCCTCCAggtcacagacagaggaggactGCACAGAGGAGCTCTTTGACTTCTTGCATGCAAGGGACCACTGT GTGGCCCACAAACTGTTTAACAGCTTGAAATAA